One region of Trinickia violacea genomic DNA includes:
- a CDS encoding cold-shock protein gives MATGKVKWFNDAKGFGFITPDDGGEDLFAHFSEIQAKGFKSLQENQPVTFDVKQGPKGKQAANIQPR, from the coding sequence ATGGCAACAGGTAAAGTCAAGTGGTTTAACGATGCAAAGGGTTTTGGGTTCATCACGCCGGACGATGGCGGCGAGGACCTCTTTGCGCACTTCTCCGAAATTCAGGCAAAAGGCTTCAAGTCCCTGCAGGAAAACCAACCGGTGACGTTCGACGTCAAGCAGGGGCCGAAGGGTAAGCAAGCGGCCAATATTCAGCCGCGGTAA
- a CDS encoding 3-ketoacyl-ACP reductase, giving the protein MTKRIAYVTGGMGGIGTAICQRLHKDGFTVVAGCGVNSPRRARWLAEQAELGFSFVASEGNVADWESTEAAFAKVKKEVGDIDVLVNNAGITRDGVFRKMSRENWSDVIATNLTSLFNVTKQVIEEMVGKQWGRIINISSVNGQKGQFGQTNYSTAKAGIHGFTMSLAQEVATKGITVNTVSPGYIGTDMVRAVRPEVLEAIVQSIPVRRLGEASEIASIVSWLASDEAAFATGADFSLNGGLHMC; this is encoded by the coding sequence ATGACGAAGCGGATTGCATATGTAACCGGAGGCATGGGGGGAATCGGAACGGCAATATGCCAGCGTTTGCACAAGGATGGATTCACGGTGGTGGCGGGCTGTGGAGTGAACTCCCCGCGACGGGCTCGCTGGCTGGCAGAGCAAGCCGAACTGGGTTTCTCCTTTGTCGCGTCGGAGGGCAATGTCGCCGACTGGGAATCGACTGAGGCGGCCTTTGCGAAGGTGAAGAAGGAGGTCGGCGACATCGACGTGCTCGTGAACAACGCCGGCATCACGCGGGACGGCGTGTTTCGCAAGATGTCACGGGAGAATTGGAGCGACGTCATTGCCACCAACCTCACCAGCCTGTTCAACGTGACCAAGCAGGTCATCGAGGAGATGGTCGGTAAGCAGTGGGGCCGAATCATCAACATCTCGTCCGTGAACGGGCAGAAGGGGCAATTTGGCCAGACCAACTACTCGACGGCCAAAGCGGGCATTCACGGCTTTACGATGTCGCTTGCCCAGGAGGTTGCGACCAAGGGCATCACGGTAAACACGGTTTCCCCTGGGTATATCGGGACTGACATGGTTCGTGCAGTGCGTCCGGAAGTATTGGAGGCAATCGTTCAGAGCATTCCGGTGCGCCGTCTGGGAGAGGCATCTGAGATAGCGTCGATTGTCTCTTGGCTGGCTAGCGATGAAGCGGCATTCGCGACGGGAGCCGACTTCTCGTTGAACGGTGGCTTGCACATGTGCTAG
- a CDS encoding Uma2 family endonuclease translates to MTTLLERDGLLATWRRLTNRDEFGQCNGNELDERGEKVTNSQPSARRQIVVTDVFCQITEQMGHLAAMCVAVTTPMFGIRVPDVVWMPCERWESFDHDDPVPFVPDLCVEVLLDTDRTQELDRRIASYLGGGAREVIVIDRCGQVQFWGLEGRRPASVLGVSLSLEPMYFDEGTSSAPVVH, encoded by the coding sequence TTGACTACTCTCCTGGAACGCGATGGATTGCTGGCGACGTGGCGCCGCCTGACCAACCGAGATGAGTTTGGTCAATGCAACGGCAACGAGTTGGACGAGCGCGGCGAGAAAGTGACGAATTCCCAACCGTCAGCGCGTCGCCAAATCGTGGTCACGGACGTGTTTTGCCAAATCACCGAGCAGATGGGGCATCTCGCTGCGATGTGCGTCGCTGTGACGACTCCGATGTTTGGTATCCGCGTGCCGGATGTTGTCTGGATGCCGTGTGAAAGGTGGGAAAGCTTCGACCATGACGACCCGGTGCCCTTTGTCCCGGACCTTTGTGTTGAAGTGCTGCTTGACACGGACAGGACGCAGGAGCTCGACCGGAGAATCGCAAGCTACCTGGGCGGCGGCGCCCGCGAAGTCATTGTGATTGACCGGTGCGGGCAGGTTCAATTCTGGGGGCTGGAAGGCCGGCGACCAGCTTCAGTGCTCGGCGTGTCGCTATCGCTCGAGCCCATGTATTTTGACGAAGGGACGTCCTCCGCGCCCGTTGTTCATTGA
- a CDS encoding helix-turn-helix domain-containing protein has protein sequence MNRRAQTIEHLERSGEDSSLRRALAARLDTAFKRAGISSARAAKWLNVSESEVQFWRQGITVSPLNVFTRIAAFLNLDVYWLCTGHTPGAAAAFEGAA, from the coding sequence ATGAATCGACGCGCTCAAACCATCGAGCACCTCGAGCGTAGCGGCGAGGACAGCAGCCTGAGGCGTGCGCTTGCTGCACGCCTTGATACTGCCTTTAAGCGTGCCGGCATCAGCTCCGCTCGGGCCGCCAAGTGGCTCAATGTGAGCGAGAGCGAGGTGCAGTTCTGGCGCCAAGGCATCACGGTTTCACCGCTCAATGTTTTCACGCGGATTGCCGCTTTTCTCAATCTTGACGTCTACTGGCTTTGCACGGGCCACACACCGGGCGCTGCCGCTGCCTTTGAAGGTGCCGCTTAG
- a CDS encoding alpha/beta hydrolase, with protein sequence MSLLWSALRVAIIVYLVAIAALYLFQDRLILPPAPRATALQVGRHGDFQVQPWQSNGRFAGYVVNPANQSPHGTVAIYHGNAESAEDKLRLASVFVHAGYRALLVEYPGYGRREGARTMKAALAASRSALSDANAQWAGPIFLVGESLGAGMAAQAISGQESSVAGVLLITPWDSLASVAAERLTWFPVRWILHDPFDSVDALKRFEGPVVVVGAADDTVIPVWHAERLARLHPHAQFLSLPNASHDGWFESMTAENWEMVLNWMQR encoded by the coding sequence ATGTCGTTACTCTGGTCTGCCCTCCGCGTCGCCATCATCGTCTACTTGGTGGCTATAGCTGCTCTCTACCTTTTTCAAGACCGCCTGATACTCCCTCCAGCGCCTCGAGCAACAGCTCTCCAAGTTGGACGTCACGGCGACTTTCAAGTGCAGCCTTGGCAATCTAACGGGCGATTCGCGGGATATGTCGTCAACCCAGCCAACCAATCGCCTCATGGCACTGTCGCTATCTATCACGGCAATGCCGAGTCTGCCGAGGACAAGCTGCGGCTTGCCTCGGTATTCGTCCATGCCGGCTATCGTGCATTGCTGGTCGAATATCCCGGCTACGGCAGGCGAGAGGGAGCGCGGACAATGAAAGCCGCTCTGGCAGCATCGCGCAGTGCGCTCTCCGACGCCAACGCCCAGTGGGCGGGCCCCATATTTCTTGTTGGCGAATCACTCGGTGCGGGTATGGCTGCGCAAGCTATCTCCGGCCAGGAGTCGTCCGTCGCCGGCGTGCTGCTCATCACGCCATGGGATTCGCTCGCCAGCGTCGCAGCTGAAAGGCTGACATGGTTTCCAGTTCGCTGGATATTGCATGACCCGTTTGACTCAGTCGACGCGCTGAAACGATTCGAAGGCCCCGTCGTCGTAGTCGGCGCTGCGGACGATACCGTCATTCCGGTCTGGCACGCCGAACGGCTTGCACGACTTCATCCGCATGCGCAATTTCTCTCATTGCCCAACGCGAGCCACGACGGTTGGTTTGAATCGATGACGGCCGAAAACTGGGAGATGGTGCTGAATTGGATGCAACGCTGA
- a CDS encoding DUF2442 domain-containing protein, whose product MRVDAVDVHFDSTHLFLELSDGRKIRLPLRLFPVLDVATAAEREHFAISIDHQQLLWPELDEEMSVAALMRTVPESKH is encoded by the coding sequence ATGCGTGTCGACGCGGTTGACGTGCATTTTGATAGCACGCACCTATTCCTCGAACTGTCTGACGGGCGGAAAATTCGTTTGCCGTTGCGTTTGTTTCCTGTACTCGACGTGGCCACTGCGGCCGAACGCGAACACTTCGCGATTTCTATTGACCATCAACAGCTGCTTTGGCCTGAGCTTGACGAAGAGATGAGCGTCGCAGCTCTCATGCGTACGGTACCGGAGTCCAAGCATTAG
- a CDS encoding Uma2 family endonuclease, giving the protein MGTPALLDRHELLAAWHRLVPEAEPAGRHRYELDELGEAILNRAPSARRQIVLTDVYCHLTEQIGHLAAMSVAVTTLSFGIRVPDVVWMPWDKWESFDRDDPAPFVPDLCVEVLLDSDRTQDIDRRVKGYLEGGASEVIVVSQRRQIEFWGARGQRQASMFGIALSLDRMYFEEGNVAAVPDVRS; this is encoded by the coding sequence ATGGGCACACCTGCACTTCTGGACCGCCACGAACTTCTCGCCGCGTGGCATCGCCTTGTTCCCGAAGCAGAACCTGCCGGGCGCCACCGATATGAGCTAGACGAACTCGGCGAAGCGATACTGAATCGCGCCCCGTCAGCCAGGCGCCAGATAGTGCTCACCGACGTCTACTGCCACCTCACCGAACAGATTGGTCACCTTGCCGCCATGTCGGTGGCAGTTACGACCTTGTCATTTGGCATCAGGGTTCCGGACGTCGTGTGGATGCCGTGGGACAAGTGGGAAAGTTTCGACCGCGACGACCCGGCGCCGTTTGTCCCAGACCTGTGCGTCGAGGTGTTGCTGGATAGCGACCGGACGCAGGACATCGACCGAAGGGTAAAAGGCTATCTGGAAGGCGGTGCCTCTGAAGTCATTGTTGTCAGCCAGCGGAGACAGATTGAATTCTGGGGAGCCCGGGGCCAGCGGCAAGCTTCGATGTTCGGGATAGCGCTATCACTTGACCGCATGTATTTCGAAGAAGGCAATGTAGCCGCCGTACCGGATGTTCGGTCTTGA
- a CDS encoding HU family DNA-binding protein produces MATTSATKAAAKPAPKKAVTPVEKKAKAPTVKKAAAPVTKKAVTAAPLKPIKDSFTKASLALHLAERAGVEPKAAKALMAALEETVLASVHKKGAKEFTLPGLLKVVAQDVPAKKKRFGKDPFTGEDKWFAAKPASVRLKVRPLKKLKDAAL; encoded by the coding sequence ATGGCAACAACGAGTGCAACGAAAGCTGCAGCAAAGCCGGCTCCGAAGAAAGCGGTGACTCCGGTCGAGAAAAAGGCGAAGGCGCCGACGGTGAAAAAGGCTGCGGCTCCTGTGACGAAGAAGGCGGTCACCGCTGCGCCGCTGAAGCCCATCAAGGATTCGTTCACGAAGGCTTCGCTCGCCCTCCACCTTGCCGAGCGCGCAGGTGTCGAGCCGAAAGCCGCGAAGGCTTTGATGGCCGCACTGGAAGAAACGGTGCTCGCGTCGGTCCACAAGAAGGGCGCGAAGGAGTTCACGCTGCCCGGTCTGCTGAAGGTTGTTGCTCAGGACGTGCCGGCAAAGAAGAAGCGTTTCGGCAAGGACCCGTTCACGGGTGAAGACAAGTGGTTCGCCGCGAAGCCCGCTTCGGTGCGTCTGAAAGTGCGCCCGCTGAAGAAGCTGAAGGACGCCGCGCTCTAA
- a CDS encoding acylphosphatase, with protein MESGDKDEPLETRLVQVRGEVQGIGYREACVRRAKAIGVTGWVRNRMDGSVEAMLQGSPEQLATMCAWLSEGMSAALVDALEVTEVQPPFARFDTFERLPTQ; from the coding sequence ATGGAATCAGGCGATAAGGACGAGCCGCTCGAAACCCGGCTGGTACAGGTGCGTGGTGAAGTACAGGGTATCGGCTATCGGGAAGCGTGCGTACGCCGCGCCAAAGCGATTGGCGTAACAGGCTGGGTTCGCAACCGGATGGATGGTTCGGTGGAGGCGATGCTGCAGGGCTCTCCGGAGCAGTTGGCGACCATGTGTGCCTGGCTCAGCGAGGGGATGTCCGCAGCGCTTGTCGACGCGCTCGAGGTAACCGAGGTGCAGCCGCCGTTTGCTCGTTTTGACACCTTCGAGCGGCTGCCCACCCAGTGA
- the hfq gene encoding RNA chaperone Hfq, with product MTAAPCVQDDFLQALVKDKTTVNVFLVNGIRLSGQLAGFDQFAVLLESGPSVQLVFKHAISTVMPVNGRSPARDPSGRAGE from the coding sequence ATGACCGCCGCCCCCTGCGTACAAGACGACTTTCTGCAGGCGCTCGTAAAGGACAAGACCACCGTAAACGTGTTCCTCGTGAACGGTATCAGATTGAGCGGTCAACTGGCCGGCTTTGACCAGTTTGCAGTTCTGCTGGAGTCTGGTCCAAGCGTGCAACTTGTTTTCAAACATGCCATTTCGACCGTGATGCCGGTCAATGGTAGGAGCCCAGCTCGCGACCCGAGCGGACGCGCCGGTGAATAG